Within the Mus caroli chromosome 10, CAROLI_EIJ_v1.1, whole genome shotgun sequence genome, the region GCTATGCTGGGACCTTCTCAGGACACTGGGCAGAGTGACATTTGTCCCTTATAGGTTACtgagcctccccccccccccccccccacttcctcacTGTATTTGTTCTTTCTGGTTTCTCGCTTGACAAACACATTCTGATTTAGCACTGTAGATACTTCTTGTCCTAGCTAGTTGTCCCCTTGTTTCAAAATGATGGCCAGGTGGTCTTTGAAGTCGCTACCAGTGGAtggacaagtgtgtgtgtgtgtgtgtgctcttttgtttggtttcaaTATAACTGTAAGTAAGCATGAATAAATGCCACTTTCCACACCAAACAATCATTGTCTGCTTTACACATACAGTAATTTTCCTGTCCAGATGGGAGAGGTGACATGTCCCAACACTTATTCTTGTCTTGTGGCACTTACAGGTTTCATATTTTACAAGGACTTAATGGGATGGGGAGTAGGGGGTGTTTGTGTTTTGAAAGGGTatagagggctggggagatggctcagtgggtaagagcgccgactgctcttccaaaggtcccgagttcaaatcccagcaactacatggtggctcacaaccatccataaccaaatctgatgccctcttctggagtatctgaggacagctacagtgtacttacatataataaataaataaaccttaaaaaaaaaagggtataGAATCAAAAAGACAAACTTTATGCTTCTCCCATTGCAGCCCTGACTCAAACCAGCCTTGTTATCTCCAAGTACCATACACTTATaattatatgctatatattagttttatatatattatattttatttatattgtgtgtgtgtgtgtgtatgcagtttGGGTTCATAGAAAAATTAGCCATAATCCAAAGTTTCTGTGTTTGGTCTTTATTGTCAAAATCCTTTCCCAAAGTGGTGCCTTTGTTATGGACGTATGAAGCAGCCTCACTGCACAGCAACAGTCAGAGCATCAAGTGTGTAATTTTGTCCTGGTGGTGTACATTCGATGGATTTTGACAAATGTCAAGGGCGTGTATACTTTCAATATAATTATTACCAGAAAGTATAGTAGCCCTGCCTAGCACATCCCTTATTACCtgttcattcttccttctctaaTCCCCTGTCAACCCATGATCTTTTTACCTAACTGCCTACTGAATTCTATATTGGCTACTCTTGTTTGATTAGTTATGAAGCTGAAATCAGTGCCCAAGTACAAGtgtgtcaagtgtgtgtgtgtgtgtgtgtgtgtgtgtgtgtgtgtgtgtatactatagCTCTTAACTCATTGTGAGAGCCAAGGATCTTGATTGCAGTCTCGCTGGataaaaaatgtgtttaatattGTAGTAAACTGCCGAGTTGTCCCCCCAAGTCGCTGTAGGGGCCTTCTCCCAATGTGGCCAGAAGTTCCTGTGTCTTCTGATCTAGTTGGAGGCTCTGCCTTCAAGCACTAAGACTGTCTATGGCAATAGGAAAGAATTTAGACCTGGAACATACCACACCACAGTTGGGTTTTATCCATTTAAAGTGCTTACACCCAAGCCAAACCCACGCAGAAATGTGTCCTGAGAGCCTGTGGCCATTACTTTGAGGGTTAACTAGGTAGTCAGATATAGGTGGTACACAGAGTGGGGACTGCCAGAAAGCCCTCATGTATTCCTGTGCTAGAGCTAGGGGGGTGAGGCCCCCACACGTGATTCTAGATCCTTCTAGATTAGGGGGGTGGGCTTGCCTTGGTTACCTGGCCGACAATGCCCGGCCTCTGTGACGTATGTAGCCGTCCCCAAGGGTACCCCTCTCCAACTGGGCGGCCGGCGCCTGCCCCGCGGCCGGTTGGTGCCCCGCGATGGGGCAGCCGGGAGCGGCTGGCCAGGCCTCGCGGGCCGCTGTTCCGGGCCACCAGCCACCATGCCCTGGTGGAGTAATTTATGCTGTGAGTAGTGCGCCCCCTGGCGGCCGTAGCGTGGCGGTGGCTGGGAATGGTGATTCTTCTAGATGGGGGGTGTGGTTTCTAGCCTTTCAGTCTTCCTGAGAGTCGCAGCAGGCCAGGACAGAGGGCATTGCTTTCCAACCCTAAGCTTTGCACTCCAAAGTCAACTTAGCCTTGGAGAGCAGGGCCAAGCCTCCATGAAGGTCATGTGCTTGCTACACGTGCCAGTCTAACCTGGAGATGAGCACAATAGAGGCTTTtccactgatttatttatttatttatttatttatttatttatttaacgttTTGATCTCAGCAGCCTCCTCCTCATGTCCCCCTCCCGGACAGCCCCACTCCCTTCcgcttttcctctgagaagagggagggcGCCCAGGGTATTTCCTGACACTTCAAGTCACTACAGGactgggcacatcctctcccactgaggcaagccAGAGCAGCTcagggaacaggatccacaggcagggaacagattcagagacagcccctgctccagttcttgggggggagggggcggcagCGGAGCATAATAGATTTTCACACAGGGTCAATACACAGGCTACCCCAAGAGTAAAATATCACTTCTTGCCAGACAGAGGGCACAGCCTCCAGTACCATAGCTTGGAGAAGGAACAGAGGTGGTTGATGGAAGGGAGCCAGAAAATGATCCAAGACTAAAGAGGTCATTTtaccccctccccagcctggaGAGAGCAACCATGGAGCAGAGGTGGACCGCGTCTCTCTGCGTGGGCTGACGCATCACAGTGTGTCCTGCGTGTGGGCATCGCTGTGGGTTCAAACACATGATGCAGGCTTTGCAAATGCGCATGTGGGCCACGCCGCAGGGGTGCGCGAGGACATTTCTGTATCCTGTTGGAACCTGATTTAAACGGCCTTGGCCACCAGGCTTGGTAGTTGCGAAGGCTAAGCTCAAGGCTTGGGCCATCGGATGTTTGATAGCTTGGCTATGCAGTAGAGGCCGAATTTTTGGAAGTGAACTTCCCAGTAAGTTCTGTACAAATTGGGGTCAGGGATTGAGGCAAGAAGAGGCCGACAAAACCGCAGAGTAGTCTAATCCTATAGGCAAATCAGAAAGGATGCTATGTTCATAATTTGGGGTTGTATCTGGaagactggttttttttttttttttttttaagatttatttatttaatgtaagtacactgtagctgtcttcagacactccagaagagggcgccagatctcgttgtggatggttgtgagccaccatgtggtcgctgggatttgaactctggaccttcggaagagcagtcgggtgctcttacccactgagccatctcaccagccctggaagaCTGTTCTTAAATAAGAAATTTACTTACAATTTACTACAGGACTAGTAAGCCACTTAAGACTTCCTAagcatttttgttattattatttttttaattttgtctgtgCATTGGTGAGAGggtatcagagcccctggaaccatagttacagacagctgtgagctaccctgtgggtactgaacctgggtcctctgcaagagcagccagtgctcttaactactgagccgtctctccatcccccactcccatcccccacccccgaacattttttttagaaaaagagtaCATAAAGCAGTTCCTTGAGTATTGCTTCGCCATTCTTACCTGTTTTGTCCTGCTAGTTGGCTGGCACCTGCTTGTTTTGTGTCCTGTAGCTCAACTCTAAGCATCCCAGTGTAGAATTTAAAGGGAAAAAGGGTGGActtggaaaaatggctcagtgattaaaaacagtTTGTTCTTGAGGAAGGCCTGCCTGTGTTTGGTTCTCTgtaaccacctggtggctcacaaccatcctccTGACCTCTGAGAGTGGTGCGTCTATATTTATAATATGCAGGcagaatatacacataaaaataaactaggttttttgttttgttttaatttcttttccacCGGGTGgagatggtgcatgcctttaatcccagcacttgggaggcagaggaaggcagatttctgagttcgaggccagcctggtctacaaagtgagttccaggacagcagggctatacatagaaaccttgtcccgaaaaaccaaaaaagatttatttgtaggGAAAATAAGTCTCTTTTTAATTGTTATGGAGACTAGAGAGATTGTTCTATTGAGCACTTGCTTTCTCAAGAGgacttgggggcgggggggggggagctggggctggagagatggctcaccagttaagagcactgactgttcttccagaggtcctgagttcagatctcagcaaccacatgatggttcacaaccatccgtaatgagatctgatgccctcttctggggtgtctgaagacagttacagtgtacttacatataataaatctttgggctggagctagcgggccagagagagaaggaaaaaaaaaatagataaaaaagagGACTTAGCAGGCtccccagttccaagggatctgactccctcttttggcTTTTGTGTTAATTTCACACACGAGGCcttcactcacacagacacacataagataaataaatatttaaaaatgaatgtaaaagtCTTTCCTATTAACTTGTAGAGGCAATGGTGTGGAACACTGCTCTTTATTACCCTGTTCAAGAAAATTCCTGCCTTTCCTAGCACCAGAGAAGGCAAGGGGGTATTTTAGTCTTGGGCTTGTAGTAAGACAATCCTTTATACTTTTCCCAGTTATTAGTAAAATTTAATGAGTTTGTCAGTGACTGATTTTATTTCTCCACCTTGTAGCACAAGCCCACAATAACTTACCTTCCAAGAAGCAAATAAGAGATCAGATCTCTTGTTGCAttagagtttctttctttcttccccccctttttttttctcgagGGGGGgggtctctgtgtagtcctggctgtcctggaactcactctatagaccaggctggccttgaactcagagatctgcctacctctgactCTTGGCTAACTTTAGATTCTCAATAGAGAAATAATAATTGTGTATATTTTCTGGAGTAAAATTGCTGTTTTCATCAAAGtatgattttgttttcctcttccttttctccacgTTTTAAGTggtaaacaaatatattttgcaCACGGTTCTGAAGGCTAACAAGTCAAAAATCATGGAGCCATGCACAGACTATAGATCCATTCAAACTAATTAACGTAGCCATATGTGACCATGTTATTTTATTGTAGTAACAAcaccaaaaattttattttagcagtTTTGAAATATGCATGTATTAGCTATATTGCTTCCTTATATGAGTGGACCACTCGAGtttgtgatagatagataggtggatggatggatgagatcATAGGAGTTCCCCAGCATTCTCCTTGTTGTTGGTGATGGGTGTGGAACGCAGGACCTTGAGCACACTAGGCAGACACTCCACCACTGAACCACAGCCCAGCTTATGTTttatcttgagacaggatctttgtgAGTGCCCCAAGCTGGCCCTGGACTGCCAATCTGCCTACCCTTCCTGCAGTCAAACGCTCTGCTAGTTTGAATGGACCTTTTCGTCTGTTACGTAAAGAAGTACATACCCTGTGCTGCTTTGGAAGTGCATGAAATTGAACTCAGACTAGCAAAATGATTAAAACATATCACATACTAAATCCCTCCCTATGATAATTGATAATAATTTGTGAAAGATAGGAAGAGAATTTAGGCTAAAATGAAGTTACTTGTTGGTCTTTCAAAGCCTGCACTCCCTCATTTTACAGAAATAAACCTCACCTAATTTTAAATCATTCTCAcaaacatccccccccccacccctccatcacCAAGTATGCTTTCAGTGGTGGTTTTCCCCAGTGAGCTGCTGTGTGATTcagtgctgggggaggggtctgGCTATGTCCCTGATGTCCCCGGTTACTGCAGTTCCCTGTGCCCCATGAGCTTCATTAAATCATGTTTGACTTTTtacacctaatttttttttttaagatttattatttattttatgtgtgtgggtacactgttgctgtcctcagacacaccagaagagggcatcagattcctttacagatggttgtgagtcaccatgtggttgctgggaattgaactcaggacctctggaagagcagtcttaactcTTAACCGCTCTTAAccgctctctccagcccctgcccaatgttttttctttgtttgtttgtttgtttgtttttaatttgcttaaATGCAGACATAACAGAAAACCACGGCATCATCAATAGCCTCCcacattctttctccctcctctccagccttTGAAGTTTCTTGCAAACAAACCTTCCTGCTTAACCTTGGCCTTTTGTGTCGCTGGTTCAGCAGACCAGGCTGAGCACACTGCGCCTTTGGCCTATCATTTTCTCACAACTAGGTTCCATTTAGGTTCCATTCGTTGGGAATCTGACGTGTGCTTTCTCAGTGATTCCCACAGGCTCTCAGGCCTGATCACTTGGTTGTGGTGGCACCTGTTGGATTTTTTCCATTGTaaaggggcttttttttttttaattgtcactTGTGTGTCCATTGTTGGGGTCCAAGAGTTGCCCCACAAACCACAGGAATaccaatctcagtcagacagggatcaTGTATTGAACATCTGAAGACTGATTGATCAGGGCAGTGGCTCAGAATTCAGCATATAAAGGGCTAAAACCACGAAAGCCACAATGAGCTCATATGCAGGTGCTGGAAGTGCTGcccagtggtcagccctgactgaagccattttagacataacagttcatattgacctttaactTGATGGGTCCTAAGTGAAGCTTATGGTTgtagaatttcttaagattaataAACCTTATAGCACATAGAACataacagggtatgtggtcagcatgaccctgctctgagtcaagttatttttctccGTCAGTGACTGTTAGGCATGTtatagcaacaatatgaaatagctggcaggcatggaacaaaatggctccAGCTATCCTATGGGGGCAGACTTCAACACTCGGAAACTTTATGCTTCCTGAAAACCTTTCTCCCAGTGAATTTAGCAGCGTTTGATCCTTGACTGTATGTACTATTCCGAGcatcatattttttattattttagtttatttatttgaggcagaTTATTTAATTGAGACATATTATGTCATCcgggaactcacagaaatctacctcctctgcctctcaaactctctgggattaaagacatagatcaccatgcccggctttatttttatttctgagatgaggtctcacttTGCCCAGGATGGTCCTCAAGCTTGCAGTACTCCCTGCCCCTGTTCACTAAGTAACAAACCTCCTCTTCccgacctccccacccccaccccacccccaccttcataTTTGGTTTGGCACTGAAACTCAGAGCTGTGAGCACGTTAGGAAAGGGAGATAGAGTCTCTCTGTTTAGTTCTCTAGCTGTCTCCCAGCCAAGCTGGCATGTAAATCATAGGtacctgagtgctggagttaaagtcATGTGATTTTAATCCTGATtgatttccccacccccacccaaccccccaaggacagggtttctctttgtacccctggctgtcctggaactcactctgtagaccaggctggcctcaaaccgcCAGCctgaatccacctgcctctgcctcccaagtgctgggatcaaaggtgtgtgccaccaaggcccggtctgattttgttttttaaatagtactcctcgggctggagagatggctcagtggttaagagccctaactgctcttccagaggtcctgagttcaaatcccagcaaccacatggtggctcacaaccatctgtaatgagatctgactccctcttctggggtgtctgaagacagctacagtgaacttacatataataaataaataaatcttttaaaaataatagtactCCTCAATCCTCATttactggattttgtttttttatcccTACTCATGTATTCAtgaggatttctttttaaaaagatatcctTTCCTTGTATacattttgcttgcatatatacacacctgtgtactgtgtgtgttcagtgcccatagaggccaggaTAGGATGTTGGATCcagccaccatgtaggtgtttGGAATTGAGCgtccaggtcctctacaaaacCAGAATGTGCTATTAAGCACTGAGGCATCTATGTCTGCAGTCCAAGTAACTAACATCTCAACAGCCGaggaaggagaggtgaggagCCAAGCGTGTAGCGCCTTTGAAGAGGTTTGAGATGCTCCTTGGAAAGGAGTAGCCATGGTCCAATATATGAAACATTTACAAATACTTCCACAATCTACCACACTGTACTGCTAAGGAGAGTGTTACGCTTGTTGAACAAAgtcatttttccctttttctttccccttgtTAATAGTTGGACAGAGAGAGTCAGAAGATGTGAAAGAAAAAGACCGAGCTAAAGAAATGGCAGCCAGCTCCACAGTTGTTGAAGATATCACAAAGGACGAGCAGGAGGAAACACCGGAAATAATCGAACAGATCCCTGCTTCAGAGAGCAATGTGGAAGAAATGGCGCAGGCTGCCGAGTCCCAAGCTAATGACGTCGGCTTCAAGAAGGTATTTAAATTTGTTGGTTTTAAATTCACGGTGAAGAAGGATAAAAACGAAAAGTCAGATACCGTCCAGCTACTCACTGTCAAAAAGGATGAAGGTGAAGGGGCAGAAGCCTCCGTTGGAGCAGGAGACCACCAAGAGCCCGGAGTGGAGACCATCGGCGAATCAGCATCCAAAGAAAGTGAGCTGAAGCAATCCACGGAGAAGCAAGAAGGCACCCTGAAGCAAGCACAGAGCAGCACAGAAATTCCCCTTCAAGTCGAATCTGGTCAAGGGACCGAGGAAGAAGCAgccaaagatggagaagaaaaccGAGAGAAAGAACCTACCAAGCCCCTAGAATCTCCGACCAGCCCTGTCAGCAATGAGACAACATCTTCCTTCAAGAAATTCTTCACTCACGGTTGGGCCGGCTGGCGCAAGAAGACCAGCTTCAAGAAACCCAAGGAAGATGATCCGGAAACTTCCGAGAAGAGAAAGGAGCAAGAGGCTGAAAAAGTAGacgaggaagaaggggaaaagacaGAGGCAGCCCCAGCCGAGGAGCAGCGGGAGCCTGCAGAAGGCACAGACCAGGCCAGGTTGTCAGCCGACTATGAGAAGGTGGAGTTGCCTTTGGAAGACCAGGCCGGTGACCTGGAGGCATTGTCGGAGAAGTGTGCTCCTTTGGCAACGGAAGTGTTTGACGAGAAGACGGAAGCCCACCAAGAAGTTGTTGCAGAGGTCCACGTGAGTACCATGGAGAAGACAACGAAAGGGCAAGGAGGAGCAGAGGTGGAAGGGGATGTGGTGGTAGAAGGATCAGGAGAGTCCTTGCCCCCTGAGAAACTGGCTGAGACCCAGGAGGTCCCCCAGGAAGCTGAGCCTGTGGAGGAGCTGATGAAGACCAAAGAAGTATGCGTCTCTGGGGGTGACCATACTCAGTTGACAGATCTAAGTCCTGAAGAGAAGATGCTACCCAAACACCCTGAAGGCATTGTCAGTGAGGTGGAGATGCTTTCCTCTCAGGAGAGAATCAAGGTACAGGGAAGTCCCCTGAAGAAACTCTTCAGCAGTTCAGGCTTAAAGAAGCTCTCCGGGAAGAagcagaaggggaagagaggaggaggcggGGGAGATGAAGAGCCAGGAGAATACCAACACATTCAAACAGAGTCCCCAGAGAGTGCTGATGAGCAGAAGGGAGAGAGCTCTGCCTCTTCCCCTGAAGAGCCCGAGGAGATCACGTGTCTGGAGAAGGGGCCATCGGAAGCACCCCAGGAAggggaagctgaggaaggagcaACTTCcgatggagagaagaaaagggaagggatcACCCCCTGGGCATCCTTCAAAAAGATGGTGACACCCAAGAAACGGGTCCGAAGACCTTCTGAGAGCGACAAGGAAGAAGAGCTGGACAAGGTCAAGAGTGCCACCTTGTCCTCCACGGAGAGCACGGTGTCTGGAATGCAGGATGAGGTCAGAGCGGTTGGCGAGGAGCAAAGGTCAGAGGAGCCAAAGCGCAGGGTGGATACTTCAGTGTCTTGGGAGGCATTGATTTGTGTCGGATCGTCCAAGAAGAGAGCGAGGAAGGCATCCTCTTCAGATGATGAAGGAGGGCCAAGAACACTGGGAGGGGATGGTCACAGAGCGGAGGAGGCTAGCAAAGACAAAGAAGCTGCAGCAGATGCTCTTCCTGCCAGCACCCAGGAACAAGACCAAGCGCAAGGAAGCTCCTCGCCCGAGCCAGCTGGAAGCCCTTCTGAAGGGGAGGGCGTCTCCACCTGGGAGTCATTTAAGAGATTAGTCACTCCACGAAAAAAATCCAAGTCAAAACTGGAAGAGAGAGCCGAAGACTCCGGTGCAGAGCAGTTGGCCTCCGAGACCGAACCAAGTAGAGAGGAATCTTGGGTTTCCATTAAGAAATTTATTCCTGGACGGCGGAAGAAAAGGGCAGATGGGAAGCAAGAACAGGCCGCTGTTGAAGACTTGGGGCCAGGAGAAATCAATGAGGACGACCCCGATGTCCCAGCTGTTGTGCCTCTGTCTGAGTACGATGCggtagagagagagaagctggaagcgCAGCAAGCTCAGGAGAATGTGGAGCTGCCCCAGCTGAAGGgggctgtgtatgtgtctgaggaGCTTAGTAAGACTCTGGTTCACACTGTGAGTGTCGCCGTCATTGATGGGACCAGGGCAGTCACCAGTGCCGAAGAGCGGTCCCCTTCGTGGATATCTGCTTCCATGACAGAACCTCTTGAACACGCAGAGGGAGTAGCCACACCGACTGTTGGAGAGGTCACTGAAAAAGACATCATTGCAGAAGAAACTCCTGCACTCACCCAGACTTTACCAGGGGGCAAAGATGCCCATGACGACATAGTCACCAGTGAAGTGGATTTCACCTCAGAAGCTGTGACAGCCGCAGAAACCACAGAGGCGCTCCGCGCTGAAGAAGTTACCGAAGCATCAGGGGCAGAAGAGACCACAGACATGGTGTCTGCAGTTTCCCAGCTGTCCGACTCCCCGGACACCACAGAGGAAGCCACCCCAGTTCAGGAGGTAGAGGGCGGCATGCTAGATAAGGAAGAACAGGAGCGCCAGACGCAGGCCGTCCTCCAAGCCGTTGCAGACAAAGTGAAAGAGGAGTCCCAGGTGCCTGCAACCCAGAGTGTGCAGAGAGCAGGGCCAAAAGCGctggagaaggtggaggaggtagaggaggactCCGAGGTGCTGGCTGCCGAGAAAGAGAAGGATGTTGTGCTGAAAGGACCCGTGCAGGAAGCTGAAGCTGAGCCTCTTGCACAGGGCTCTGAGACTGTACAGGCTACCCCAGAGAGCCTTGAAGTTCCTGAAGTCACAGCGGATGTAGACCGTGTCGCCACATGCCAGGCTATCAAGCACCAGCAGCTGATGGAACAGGCTGTGGCCCCTGAGTCATCTGAAACCTTGACAGACAGTGAGACAAATGGAAGTACTCCCCTAGCAGATTCAGACACTCCAAACGGGACACAGCAAGACGAGACCGTTGACAGCCAGGACAGTAATGCCATTGCCACCGTCAGTCAGTCACAGGTCACCGAAGAGGAGGCAGCTGCTGCTCAGACGGAGGGGCCTTCAACACCACCTAGTTTTTCAGCCCAGGAAGAACCCAGGGAAAAACCAGGAAGAGATGTTCTAGAACCCACACAAGTGCTTGCTGCCGGGGCAGTGCCTGTTCCGGCAAAGGCTGAGGTGGGTCAAGAGGGTGAGGCTGGCCAGTTTGATGAAGAAAAAGTCAAAGACAGACAGCATGTTAAAGAACTGGAGGTGTCTGTACACACTGGACCCAATAGTCAAAAGACTGCTGACTTGACACGTGACAGTGACGTAATGGAAGTGGCCAGATGTCAGGAAACCGAGAGTAATGGAGAACAGAGTATTAGCCCGGAGAAAAGAGAGATGGGAACCGACgttgaaaaggagaaaacagagaccaagacagagcaagccagtgaagaacatgaGCAGGAAACAGCTGCTCCTGAGCACGAAGGAGCCCACCCTAAGCCAGTCCTGACAGTTGACATGCCCCACTCAGAGAGGGGAAAGGCACTGGGCAGCCTTGAAGGAAGCCCTTCTCTCCCAGACCAAGACAAAGCAGATTGCATAGAGGTTCAAGTTCAAAGCTCAGACACACCAGTCACTCAAACAACCGAAGCTGTGAAAAAGGTCGAAGAAACTGTGGCAACTTCAGAGATGGATGAAAGTTTGGAGTTTACAGGTGCACACTCATTACCAGCTGAGAAGCTCTCCGAAACGGGTGGCTACGGGACTCTTCAGCATGGAGAGGACACCGTGCCCCAGGGGCCTGAGTCTCAGGCAGAGTCCATCCCTATAATAGTAACTCCTGCTCCTGAAAGCACCCTACATTCTGACCTTCAAAGAGAAGTGAGCGCATCCCAGAAACAGAGATCAGATGAAGATGACAAGCCAGATGCTGGTCCTGATGCTGCCTGCAAGGAGAGTGCAGCAAGAGAGAAAGTCCTCAGGGCTGAACCTGAGATCTTGGAACTTGAGAGTAAGAGCAATAAGATTGTCCAGAGTGTCATCCAGACAGCCGTCAACCAGTTTGCACGTACAGAAACTGCCCCCGAAACCCACGCTTCTGATTTACAGAATCAGGTTCCTGTGGCGCAGGCTGACAGCCAGGGAGCACAACAGATGCTGGACAAAGATGAAAGCGACCTTCAAGTCTTCCCCCAAGATGGAACACTTAGTGCCGTAGCCCAGGAAGGACTTGCGGTTTCTGATAGTTCTGAAGGCCTGAGCAAGGCTTCAGAAATGATCACCATGCTTGCAGTTGAAAGTGCCAGTGTCAAAGAAAGTGTTGAGAAGCTGCCTCTTCAGTCCAAAGATCAAAAGGAGCACGCTGCTGACGGCCCCCAGCACCAAAGCTtaggcaaggcagaggcagatgcctC harbors:
- the Akap12 gene encoding A-kinase anchor protein 12 isoform X2; this translates as MPWWSNLCFGQRESEDVKEKDRAKEMAASSTVVEDITKDEQEETPEIIEQIPASESNVEEMAQAAESQANDVGFKKVFKFVGFKFTVKKDKNEKSDTVQLLTVKKDEGEGAEASVGAGDHQEPGVETIGESASKESELKQSTEKQEGTLKQAQSSTEIPLQVESGQGTEEEAAKDGEENREKEPTKPLESPTSPVSNETTSSFKKFFTHGWAGWRKKTSFKKPKEDDPETSEKRKEQEAEKVDEEEGEKTEAAPAEEQREPAEGTDQARLSADYEKVELPLEDQAGDLEALSEKCAPLATEVFDEKTEAHQEVVAEVHVSTMEKTTKGQGGAEVEGDVVVEGSGESLPPEKLAETQEVPQEAEPVEELMKTKEVCVSGGDHTQLTDLSPEEKMLPKHPEGIVSEVEMLSSQERIKVQGSPLKKLFSSSGLKKLSGKKQKGKRGGGGGDEEPGEYQHIQTESPESADEQKGESSASSPEEPEEITCLEKGPSEAPQEGEAEEGATSDGEKKREGITPWASFKKMVTPKKRVRRPSESDKEEELDKVKSATLSSTESTVSGMQDEVRAVGEEQRSEEPKRRVDTSVSWEALICVGSSKKRARKASSSDDEGGPRTLGGDGHRAEEASKDKEAAADALPASTQEQDQAQGSSSPEPAGSPSEGEGVSTWESFKRLVTPRKKSKSKLEERAEDSGAEQLASETEPSREESWVSIKKFIPGRRKKRADGKQEQAAVEDLGPGEINEDDPDVPAVVPLSEYDAVEREKLEAQQAQENVELPQLKGAVYVSEELSKTLVHTVSVAVIDGTRAVTSAEERSPSWISASMTEPLEHAEGVATPTVGEVTEKDIIAEETPALTQTLPGGKDAHDDIVTSEVDFTSEAVTAAETTEALRAEEVTEASGAEETTDMVSAVSQLSDSPDTTEEATPVQEVEGGMLDKEEQERQTQAVLQAVADKVKEESQVPATQSVQRAGPKALEKVEEVEEDSEVLAAEKEKDVVLKGPVQEAEAEPLAQGSETVQATPESLEVPEVTADVDRVATCQAIKHQQLMEQAVAPESSETLTDSETNGSTPLADSDTPNGTQQDETVDSQDSNAIATVSQSQVTEEEAAAAQTEGPSTPPSFSAQEEPREKPGRDVLEPTQVLAAGAVPVPAKAEVGQEGEAGQFDEEKVKDRQHVKELEVSVHTGPNSQKTADLTRDSDVMEVARCQETESNGEQSISPEKREMGTDVEKEKTETKTEQASEEHEQETAAPEHEGAHPKPVLTVDMPHSERGKALGSLEGSPSLPDQDKADCIEVQVQSSDTPVTQTTEAVKKVEETVATSEMDESLEFTGAHSLPAEKLSETGGYGTLQHGEDTVPQGPESQAESIPIIVTPAPESTLHSDLQREVSASQKQRSDEDDKPDAGPDAACKESAAREKVLRAEPEILELESKSNKIVQSVIQTAVNQFARTETAPETHASDLQNQVPVAQADSQGAQQMLDKDESDLQVFPQDGTLSAVAQEGLAVSDSSEGLSKASEMITMLAVESASVKESVEKLPLQSKDQKEHAADGPQHQSLGKAEADASGNLTKESPDNNGPKLTEEGDALKVEVLEEEMNKAQTEEDLQEPKGDLAES